The following proteins come from a genomic window of Actinomarinicola tropica:
- a CDS encoding DNA-3-methyladenine glycosylase I has product MTTATWRGPDGVERCPWAAGAPDFLAYHDDEWGQPVGDDDRLFEKLSLEAFQSGLSWRTILAKRENFRAAFDGFAIERVAAYGAADVERLLGDAGIVRHRGKIEAVLANARAAVELIDAEGSLGSFVWRFEPDPATLPDPQTVTTSPESVAMAKELKRRGWRFVGPTTVFAFMQAMGLVNDHVHGCAQRTTTEAARAVFTRPTP; this is encoded by the coding sequence ATGACCACGGCCACCTGGCGGGGGCCGGACGGCGTCGAGCGGTGCCCGTGGGCGGCCGGCGCTCCGGACTTCCTCGCCTACCACGACGACGAGTGGGGCCAGCCCGTCGGCGACGACGACCGGCTCTTCGAGAAGCTCAGCCTGGAGGCGTTCCAGTCCGGCCTGAGCTGGCGGACGATCCTCGCCAAGCGTGAGAACTTCCGCGCCGCGTTCGACGGGTTCGCGATCGAACGGGTCGCGGCCTACGGGGCAGCGGACGTCGAACGGCTGCTCGGCGACGCCGGGATCGTGCGGCACCGGGGCAAGATCGAGGCCGTCCTCGCCAACGCCCGTGCCGCCGTCGAGCTGATCGACGCCGAGGGCTCGCTCGGATCGTTCGTCTGGCGCTTCGAGCCGGACCCGGCGACGCTCCCCGACCCGCAGACGGTCACGACCTCCCCCGAGTCGGTGGCGATGGCCAAGGAGCTGAAGCGGCGAGGCTGGCGCTTCGTCGGGCCGACCACCGTCTTCGCGTTCATGCAGGCGATGGGCCTGGTCAACGACCACGTGCACGGGTGCGCCCAACGGACGACGACCGAAGCGGCACGGGCGGTCTTCACGCGGCCCACGCCCTGA
- a CDS encoding YciI family protein: MTAETPDPVYLVTLEITDPTHAGAHAPGHAAWIDRGVEDGVFLLVGSVPGRGGAILARRTSEATLSARVHQDPFVAHGVATPTITEIVPSRIHPELAAAVGR, from the coding sequence ATGACCGCAGAGACGCCGGACCCCGTGTACCTCGTGACCCTCGAGATCACCGATCCGACACACGCCGGGGCTCACGCACCTGGCCACGCCGCGTGGATCGACCGGGGCGTCGAGGACGGCGTCTTCCTGCTCGTCGGCTCTGTGCCAGGCCGCGGTGGCGCCATCCTCGCCCGCCGGACCTCCGAGGCGACCCTCTCAGCCCGCGTGCACCAGGACCCGTTCGTGGCGCACGGGGTCGCCACGCCGACGATCACCGAGATCGTGCCATCGCGCATCCATCCCGAGCTCGCTGCCGCGGTCGGCCGATGA
- a CDS encoding TetR/AcrR family transcriptional regulator, with protein MRNAAATRERIVACADDEFYEHGVAATSFSSLAARTGIAKGNFHYHFRAKDDLLRAVIERRTQRTAEMLAEWEQDEDSPAGRIGRFIDIVITNMAPIIEHGCPVGSLCAELAKADHPMRDDAASILDQFRAWLRQQFAALGDADLADERALHVLMRSQGIALLAQVHRDASFVRREAQLLHAWLAEITTTDDGRTTR; from the coding sequence ATGCGGAACGCAGCGGCGACGAGGGAGCGGATCGTGGCCTGCGCCGACGACGAGTTCTACGAGCACGGCGTGGCCGCCACCTCCTTCTCGTCGCTCGCCGCCCGCACCGGCATCGCGAAGGGGAACTTCCACTACCACTTCCGAGCGAAGGACGACCTGCTCCGGGCGGTGATCGAGCGCCGCACGCAGCGCACCGCTGAGATGCTCGCCGAGTGGGAGCAGGACGAGGACTCCCCGGCCGGACGCATCGGCCGGTTCATCGACATCGTCATCACGAACATGGCCCCGATCATCGAGCACGGGTGCCCGGTCGGCTCCCTCTGCGCCGAGCTGGCCAAGGCCGACCACCCGATGCGCGACGACGCCGCATCGATCCTCGACCAGTTCCGCGCCTGGCTCCGCCAGCAGTTCGCCGCCCTCGGCGACGCGGACCTGGCCGACGAGCGGGCGCTCCACGTCCTGATGCGCAGCCAGGGGATCGCCCTGCTCGCCCAGGTCCACCGCGACGCCTCGTTCGTGCGCCGCGAGGCCCAGCTGCTCCACGCGTGGCTGGCCGAGATCACCACCACCGACGACGGAAGGACGACCCGATGA
- a CDS encoding DedA family protein, with protein sequence MTIDTLMLVAAASDADELSGLSGWVVDVIDALGVLGVGALTLLENLFPPIPSEVVLPLAGYLAERDRMHLLGAVVAATIGSLIGALALYGLGRRWGEQRVNDLLVRVPLVEREDLDRAQAWFRRHGGSSVLIGRLVPGVRSIVSLPAGFQAMPFPAFIGLTLLGTVAWNCLLVGAGYLLGSQWQSVGRYSDYIDVAVILALLVLIGRAVWRRRDRIGSRN encoded by the coding sequence ATGACGATCGACACCCTCATGCTCGTCGCGGCCGCCTCGGATGCCGACGAGCTCAGCGGACTGTCGGGTTGGGTGGTCGACGTGATCGACGCGCTCGGCGTCCTCGGCGTCGGTGCGCTCACCCTCCTCGAGAACCTCTTCCCCCCGATCCCGAGCGAGGTCGTCCTCCCCCTCGCTGGCTACCTCGCCGAGCGGGACCGGATGCACCTGCTCGGCGCTGTGGTCGCGGCCACCATCGGTTCGCTCATCGGCGCCCTGGCCCTCTACGGACTCGGCCGGCGGTGGGGCGAGCAGCGGGTGAACGACCTGCTCGTGCGGGTGCCGCTCGTCGAGCGCGAGGACCTCGATCGGGCACAGGCCTGGTTCAGACGGCACGGCGGCTCGTCGGTGCTCATCGGGCGGTTGGTGCCCGGCGTTCGGAGCATCGTCTCTCTCCCCGCCGGGTTCCAGGCGATGCCGTTCCCGGCGTTCATCGGCCTCACCCTCCTCGGGACGGTGGCGTGGAACTGCCTCCTCGTCGGGGCGGGCTACCTCCTCGGGAGCCAGTGGCAGTCGGTCGGCAGGTACTCCGACTACATCGACGTGGCGGTGATCCTCGCCCTTCTCGTGCTCATCGGACGCGCCGTCTGGCGTCGGCGCGACCGCATCGGCTCACGCAACTGA
- a CDS encoding FAD-binding oxidoreductase yields the protein MDRVVEELVAALPEGAVVSDPDVVEGYRFDRASTVTPGRPRAVVRATCTADVQAVLRIASQHRVPVVPRGAGTGLSGGAAAVDGAITLSTDRMRAVDVDPAAMVAVVQPGALNAEVKAAAAEHGLWYPPDPSSYEICSIGGNLATNAGGLCCVRQGVTTDYVLGIEVVLADGRAVRLGGRTIKDVAGYDLKRLFVGSEGTLGVITEATLRLRPAPPPLATIVATFDDVVDAGRAVTAIMGQLRPATLELMDAAAVAAVEAVKPMGLAAVGALLLAQCDVGSADVAAVVAACESAGAAYVAATEDADEGELLLGARRMAIPCVERLGAVLIEDVGVPIPRIPDLVAAVEQVAARTQTRIPVIGHAGDGNFHPLVTFDPADADAAARAQVAFDEVMRAALALGGTITGEHGVGSLKAAHLHDQLGPDVLDLSRRVKAALDPDGILNPGKWI from the coding sequence ATGGACCGCGTCGTCGAGGAACTGGTCGCTGCCCTCCCGGAGGGAGCGGTCGTCTCCGACCCCGACGTCGTCGAGGGCTACCGGTTCGATCGCGCATCGACGGTCACACCGGGTCGTCCTCGCGCCGTGGTGCGCGCCACCTGCACCGCCGACGTGCAGGCCGTGCTGCGCATCGCGTCGCAGCACCGGGTGCCGGTCGTGCCGCGCGGCGCGGGCACCGGCCTGTCGGGCGGTGCGGCGGCGGTCGACGGGGCGATCACCCTGTCGACCGATCGCATGCGTGCCGTCGACGTCGACCCGGCGGCGATGGTCGCCGTCGTCCAGCCGGGCGCGCTCAACGCCGAGGTGAAGGCGGCGGCTGCCGAGCACGGGCTCTGGTACCCGCCCGATCCGTCGTCCTACGAGATCTGCTCGATCGGCGGCAACCTCGCCACCAACGCCGGCGGCCTGTGCTGCGTCCGGCAGGGGGTCACCACCGACTACGTCCTCGGCATCGAGGTCGTCCTCGCCGACGGTCGGGCCGTCCGTCTCGGCGGGCGCACGATCAAGGACGTCGCCGGCTACGACCTGAAGCGCCTGTTCGTGGGCTCCGAGGGCACCCTCGGCGTCATCACCGAGGCGACGCTGCGCCTGCGCCCGGCCCCGCCACCGCTGGCCACGATCGTCGCGACGTTCGACGACGTCGTCGACGCCGGTCGGGCCGTGACGGCGATCATGGGGCAGCTCCGCCCGGCCACGCTCGAGCTGATGGACGCCGCCGCCGTGGCCGCGGTCGAGGCGGTGAAGCCGATGGGGCTCGCCGCGGTCGGCGCCCTCCTCCTCGCGCAGTGCGACGTGGGGAGCGCGGACGTCGCCGCCGTCGTCGCCGCCTGCGAGTCCGCCGGCGCCGCGTACGTCGCGGCGACCGAGGACGCCGACGAGGGCGAGCTCCTCCTCGGTGCCCGTCGCATGGCGATCCCGTGCGTCGAGCGTCTGGGTGCCGTGCTCATCGAGGACGTCGGCGTGCCCATCCCGCGCATCCCCGACCTCGTCGCCGCGGTCGAGCAGGTCGCGGCGCGCACGCAGACCCGCATCCCGGTAATCGGCCACGCCGGTGACGGCAACTTCCACCCCCTCGTCACCTTCGACCCGGCGGACGCCGACGCCGCGGCCCGGGCGCAGGTCGCCTTCGACGAGGTCATGCGGGCCGCGCTCGCGCTGGGCGGGACCATCACGGGGGAGCACGGCGTCGGCAGCCTGAAGGCCGCGCACCTGCACGACCAGCTGGGGCCCGACGTGCTCGACCTCTCCCGGCGGGTGAAGGCGGCCCTCGACCCCGACGGCATCCTCAACCCAGGCAAGTGGATCTGA
- a CDS encoding arsenate reductase/protein-tyrosine-phosphatase family protein produces the protein MDGPPDLEHRARRHAALGDPVRLRIVDELATSDRAPVELRQRLGIESNLLAHHLEVLESVGVVERHRSSGDGRRRYVHLVRRSLDDLVLRPSLAPGPALFVCTANSARSQLAAALWRARTGHDASSAGTHPAERVHPGAVHAARRAGLDLGDAVPQALEAAGAAPALVVTVCDRAHEELSPSGEWLHWSVPDPVPDGSAKAFDAAVAELRTRIDGLVGVS, from the coding sequence ATGGACGGACCTCCCGACCTGGAGCATCGAGCACGACGTCACGCCGCGCTGGGTGACCCGGTGCGCCTCCGCATCGTCGACGAGCTGGCGACCTCCGACCGGGCGCCGGTCGAGCTGCGGCAGCGGCTCGGGATCGAGTCGAACCTCCTCGCCCACCACCTCGAGGTGCTGGAGTCGGTCGGCGTCGTCGAGCGCCACCGGTCGAGCGGCGACGGTCGCCGCCGGTACGTCCACCTCGTCCGTCGGTCGCTCGACGACCTGGTCCTCCGCCCGTCCCTCGCCCCCGGGCCCGCGCTGTTCGTGTGCACCGCCAACTCCGCCCGCTCGCAGCTGGCCGCAGCGTTGTGGCGGGCGCGCACAGGCCACGACGCGTCGTCCGCCGGCACCCACCCCGCCGAGCGCGTCCACCCGGGTGCGGTGCACGCCGCGCGCCGCGCCGGCCTCGACCTGGGGGACGCGGTGCCGCAGGCGTTGGAGGCGGCCGGTGCGGCGCCGGCGCTGGTCGTCACCGTGTGCGACCGCGCCCACGAGGAGCTCTCGCCGTCAGGGGAGTGGCTCCACTGGTCGGTACCCGACCCCGTGCCCGACGGCTCCGCCAAGGCCTTCGACGCCGCCGTCGCCGAGCTGCGGACGCGGATCGACGGGCTGGTGGGGGTCTCGTGA
- a CDS encoding aquaporin, translated as MTDAQLAHEPQTGIGELRLDLVRRLVAEGFGTAMLIVAVVGSGIAASRLSAGDVGLQLLENAAATTAALIGLILMFGAVSGAHFNPVVTLLDRALGTMTTRDTGLYVLAQVVGGCVGTVLANVMFELPAVAWSTTDRSSAALWLSEVLATLTLLVLIQGCVRTGRTSVVPFAVGIWIGGAYWFTSSTSFANPAVTIARTLSDSFAGIAPASAPGFVAAQLVGCVLAYALVRFLYPHHRSEAAL; from the coding sequence GTGACCGATGCCCAGCTGGCGCACGAACCGCAGACCGGCATCGGGGAGCTGCGCCTCGACCTCGTCCGCCGGCTCGTGGCCGAGGGGTTCGGCACCGCGATGCTCATCGTCGCCGTCGTCGGATCCGGCATCGCAGCCAGTCGGCTGTCGGCCGGCGACGTCGGGCTGCAGCTCCTCGAGAACGCCGCGGCGACCACCGCCGCGCTGATCGGGCTCATCCTCATGTTCGGTGCGGTGTCCGGCGCGCACTTCAACCCCGTCGTGACGCTCCTCGACCGGGCGCTCGGCACGATGACCACCCGCGACACCGGTCTCTACGTGCTCGCCCAGGTCGTGGGGGGATGCGTCGGCACCGTCCTCGCCAACGTGATGTTCGAGCTGCCCGCCGTCGCCTGGTCCACCACCGACCGCTCGTCCGCCGCGCTGTGGCTGTCCGAGGTCCTCGCCACCCTCACCCTGCTCGTCCTCATCCAGGGGTGCGTGCGCACCGGTCGGACGTCGGTCGTCCCCTTCGCCGTCGGCATCTGGATCGGCGGGGCCTACTGGTTCACGTCGTCGACGAGCTTCGCGAACCCGGCGGTCACCATCGCCCGGACGCTGTCGGACAGCTTCGCCGGCATCGCGCCGGCCTCGGCGCCCGGGTTCGTGGCCGCCCAACTGGTCGGCTGCGTCCTGGCGTACGCGCTCGTCCGGTTCCTCTACCCGCACCACCGATCGGAGGCTGCGCTGTGA